A portion of the Acidobacteriaceae bacterium genome contains these proteins:
- a CDS encoding DUF1801 domain-containing protein — protein sequence METVAELISAKILGLGDWRGEMLARVREAILAVGPTIVEEIKWRGVPVWSCDGILCTGETYKAVVKLTFAKGASLPDPAKMFNASLEGSVRRAVDLREGDMLDVKALQALVREAVAANGAAKAKRKRR from the coding sequence ATGGAAACGGTAGCGGAGTTGATTAGCGCGAAGATTCTGGGATTGGGTGATTGGCGTGGAGAGATGTTGGCGCGAGTGCGCGAAGCGATCCTTGCGGTTGGCCCAACGATTGTCGAGGAAATCAAGTGGCGTGGGGTGCCTGTTTGGTCATGCGACGGGATTCTCTGCACGGGAGAGACCTACAAGGCTGTGGTGAAGCTGACGTTCGCGAAGGGCGCATCGTTGCCGGACCCGGCGAAAATGTTCAATGCAAGCCTTGAGGGGAGCGTCCGGCGGGCTGTCGATCTGCGAGAAGGGGATATGTTGGACGTGAAAGCGCTGCAGGCTCTGGTGCGTGAGGCGGTTGCTGCGAATGGTGCTGCGAAGGCGAAGAGAAAGAGGCGCTAG
- a CDS encoding putative quinol monooxygenase produces MALVLVATAGSATLRAQAKSEPVTVVSHVDIKPDAYLPKAVETAESLLDAERMATKKDVGLVSYGVYEEVGSSNHFTIVETWRDRTAYDRHVGSDHTVAFRNKVQPLLGGPFDTRVHTTLR; encoded by the coding sequence ATGGCATTGGTTCTGGTGGCAACGGCAGGCAGCGCTACGCTCAGGGCACAAGCGAAGTCTGAACCTGTGACCGTGGTGAGCCATGTTGACATCAAGCCGGACGCGTATCTGCCAAAGGCCGTAGAGACGGCGGAGTCGTTGTTGGACGCGGAGCGTATGGCGACAAAGAAGGACGTAGGTCTGGTGTCGTACGGTGTGTATGAAGAGGTTGGCTCGAGCAATCACTTTACGATCGTGGAGACGTGGCGCGACCGCACAGCGTATGACCGGCACGTGGGGTCGGACCATACGGTAGCGTTCCGCAATAAGGTGCAGCCGTTGCTAGGTGGACCGTTCGATACGCGCGTGCATACGACTCTTCGGTAA
- a CDS encoding TetR/AcrR family transcriptional regulator: protein MPKKRTTYHHGDLRSALIEAADALIAESGLEGFSLRAAAQRAGVSPGAPAHHFGSAKGLLTEVALLAFARADEVLLAAVKQDYAENVRSLSYTFVKFAQEYPGHFRLMFRHDLIDRTDARYKEVTERAGKRLAHAIAVYQGKNELDFSKFEDAADEFAGLALLHGMADMVIAEKTGHLFPRKNSAEFVKKDLPKVLERIYPDK, encoded by the coding sequence ATGCCAAAGAAGCGAACGACATACCATCACGGGGATCTGCGGTCGGCTTTGATTGAAGCTGCGGACGCTCTCATTGCGGAGAGCGGTCTTGAGGGCTTCTCCTTGCGTGCGGCGGCGCAGCGTGCGGGTGTCTCTCCTGGCGCGCCGGCGCACCACTTTGGTTCGGCGAAGGGCTTGCTGACAGAGGTCGCGCTGCTGGCGTTTGCGCGTGCGGACGAAGTGCTGCTTGCGGCAGTGAAGCAGGATTACGCAGAGAATGTGCGGTCGTTGTCGTATACGTTCGTGAAGTTCGCACAGGAGTATCCCGGGCATTTCCGGTTGATGTTTCGTCATGACCTGATTGATCGTACGGATGCCCGGTACAAGGAAGTGACTGAGCGTGCGGGCAAGCGGCTGGCTCATGCGATTGCTGTGTATCAGGGGAAGAATGAACTCGACTTCTCGAAGTTCGAAGATGCCGCTGACGAGTTTGCGGGGCTGGCGCTCTTGCATGGCATGGCCGACATGGTGATTGCAGAGAAGACCGGGCATTTATTTCCGCGGAAGAACTCGGCGGAGTTTGTGAAAAAGGATCTGCCAAAGGTGCTGGAGAGGATTTATCCCGATAAATAG
- a CDS encoding M24 family metallopeptidase produces the protein MRASAHKPTPYNLFMLSRRRFLVTAAATAPAFALHAQEKPAEPTACEEPKLPESIAALTDRSKDIVPITIDERNDRLDLARELMKQYKLDAILVTNGPSLRYYTGAKWWPSERLFAYVIPQSAAPLIICPFFERDRLADLLLQFPERETTITYLWQENEDPFVILRRALAEVNVTAGTLGVEEQTPYGMTNMIAQACPALKIASATPVTAGQRSLKSPAEIALLRLANQITFDVYKAVYLSSAPGDTNRKVSALIAKAYERCGVQGDASVNVGVATATPHGSNKEQMIHEREMVCFDDGCTVDGYTSDITRSFVYGTPTDEQRTIFEIVRNAQSAALAAAHPGVEMRAIDAAARSVIEKAGYGPGYQFFQHRVGHGIGLAMHEWPYLVGGNPQKLVPGMFFSNEPGIYLPNKFGVRLEDDMLITDRGAELMTWQSPSLQDPFAIPAKGTPQPVETPADKPVEVKPTDAPAAETPKPDAAKPDATKPETPAADPAKPAEAPVAKP, from the coding sequence ATGCGGGCGTCGGCACACAAGCCGACGCCCTACAATCTGTTCATGCTGTCTCGTCGCCGCTTTCTCGTCACCGCCGCCGCCACTGCCCCAGCCTTTGCACTGCACGCGCAGGAGAAACCCGCCGAGCCAACCGCCTGCGAAGAGCCCAAGCTCCCTGAATCCATCGCCGCGCTCACCGACCGCAGCAAAGACATCGTCCCCATCACGATCGACGAGCGCAACGACCGGCTCGACCTCGCACGCGAGTTGATGAAGCAGTACAAGCTCGATGCGATCCTCGTCACCAACGGGCCCTCGCTGCGCTACTACACCGGCGCCAAATGGTGGCCTTCGGAGCGGCTCTTCGCCTACGTGATCCCGCAGTCGGCTGCGCCGCTGATCATCTGCCCGTTCTTTGAGCGTGACCGCCTGGCAGACCTGCTGCTGCAGTTTCCGGAGCGCGAAACCACTATCACCTACCTCTGGCAGGAGAACGAAGATCCGTTCGTGATCCTTCGTCGCGCGCTTGCTGAAGTCAACGTGACCGCCGGTACGCTTGGCGTCGAAGAACAAACGCCCTACGGCATGACGAACATGATCGCGCAGGCCTGTCCCGCGCTGAAGATCGCTTCCGCAACCCCCGTCACGGCAGGCCAGCGCTCGCTGAAATCGCCCGCCGAAATCGCGCTCCTCCGACTGGCCAACCAGATCACCTTCGACGTATACAAGGCCGTGTACCTGTCCTCTGCCCCCGGCGACACGAACCGCAAGGTTTCCGCGCTCATCGCCAAAGCCTATGAACGGTGTGGCGTTCAAGGCGATGCTTCGGTCAACGTCGGCGTGGCGACGGCCACGCCCCACGGCTCCAACAAAGAGCAGATGATCCACGAGCGCGAGATGGTCTGCTTCGACGATGGTTGCACCGTCGACGGCTACACCTCGGACATCACGCGCTCCTTCGTCTACGGCACTCCTACCGATGAGCAGCGCACGATCTTCGAGATCGTCCGGAACGCGCAGTCCGCCGCTCTGGCCGCCGCTCACCCGGGCGTAGAGATGCGCGCGATCGACGCCGCTGCCCGTTCGGTCATCGAAAAAGCAGGCTACGGGCCCGGCTATCAGTTCTTCCAGCACCGCGTCGGCCACGGCATCGGGCTGGCGATGCACGAGTGGCCCTACCTCGTCGGCGGCAACCCGCAGAAGCTCGTCCCCGGCATGTTCTTCTCCAACGAGCCGGGCATCTACCTGCCCAACAAGTTCGGCGTCCGGCTGGAAGATGACATGCTCATCACCGACCGCGGTGCAGAGCTCATGACCTGGCAGTCCCCTTCGCTGCAAGACCCCTTCGCCATTCCCGCCAAGGGAACGCCACAGCCCGTGGAGACTCCAGCCGATAAGCCTGTCGAGGTAAAGCCCACCGACGCACCGGCAGCCGAGACGCCCAAACCCGACGCGGCAAAGCCAGATGCCACCAAACCGGAGACGCCCGCAGCCGATCCGGCCAAGCCCGCAGAGGCTCCCGTGGCGAAACCTTAG
- a CDS encoding extracellular solute-binding protein gives MPSASRLTRRRVLRNSSALLAAAALPHSLFADITLPVLEVASAGSIRPLLEGPMKAAVATELRLDLQEHGGGADAVAHEILTGTLRPDLFVPVTATPMLTLLQAGLAIAATPIARSELVLTYSPKSRFVEQLAQAASGKLAWWEVLQQPGLKIGRGNPAADPGARCILFAMMLAEKKYKLPGLAQRLLGPALNPAQVMPNVGVLLKSGELDVSASYKVSAIAAGMPYIPLAPEINLSHADVRAANPEVQLEIEGKSLRPDPIIFYAAVLKAAPHPAAAEAFFRWLVTPAAQAIFVGAHYELPGKLAQLTA, from the coding sequence ATGCCGAGCGCCAGCCGTCTTACCCGTCGTCGAGTTCTTCGTAACAGCAGCGCCCTTCTTGCGGCTGCGGCGCTGCCGCATTCGCTCTTCGCCGACATTACGCTGCCGGTGCTTGAGGTTGCGTCGGCAGGCTCCATCCGGCCGCTGCTCGAAGGGCCGATGAAGGCTGCTGTCGCTACAGAGCTGCGGCTCGACCTGCAGGAGCATGGCGGCGGTGCCGATGCGGTTGCCCACGAGATTCTCACCGGGACGCTGCGCCCCGACCTCTTCGTCCCCGTGACGGCAACGCCGATGCTTACGCTGTTGCAGGCTGGTCTCGCCATAGCGGCTACGCCCATTGCGCGTTCGGAGCTAGTGCTCACCTACAGTCCCAAAAGCCGCTTTGTGGAGCAGCTCGCACAGGCGGCCTCCGGCAAGCTTGCGTGGTGGGAGGTGTTGCAGCAGCCCGGTCTGAAGATAGGGCGCGGGAACCCGGCTGCTGATCCTGGAGCTCGCTGCATTCTGTTCGCCATGATGCTGGCGGAGAAGAAGTACAAGCTGCCCGGGCTTGCACAGCGGCTGCTCGGGCCTGCGCTGAACCCCGCGCAGGTTATGCCCAACGTCGGGGTGTTGCTCAAGAGCGGAGAGCTCGATGTGAGCGCGTCGTATAAGGTCAGCGCGATCGCTGCGGGGATGCCGTACATTCCGCTGGCTCCGGAGATCAACCTCAGCCACGCGGACGTTCGTGCGGCGAACCCCGAGGTGCAACTGGAGATCGAGGGCAAGAGCCTTCGGCCGGACCCGATCATCTTCTATGCGGCTGTACTGAAGGCCGCTCCTCATCCTGCGGCGGCAGAGGCCTTCTTCCGTTGGCTGGTAACTCCGGCAGCGCAGGCGATCTTTGTTGGAGCGCATTATGAGCTGCCGGGGAAGCTAGCTCAGCTCACAGCTTAG
- a CDS encoding SDR family NAD(P)-dependent oxidoreductase — MKTWLITGASRGMGRVWTEAALLRGDKVAAIARSTAEFAPLVERFGEAVLPLAADVYNVEQVNAAVAQAHETFGCLDVVVNNAAYPLVATIEEATDEEIKAIFGTNVLGNVHILRAVLPILRAQGSGHVLGISSTLGLASMPLIGYYASTKWAIEAIYESLALEVAAFGIKVSIVQPGAYATEFGGQQSGKLGTPMEEYASVRQGVFSHLATMQRGEPAATADAVLKLVDEENPPLRLILGSDGLPQAQQVFAKRLAEAEAWKEVSDSAQGKSTTAS, encoded by the coding sequence ATGAAAACCTGGCTGATTACTGGAGCCTCACGCGGCATGGGCCGCGTCTGGACCGAGGCCGCCCTCCTGCGCGGAGACAAAGTCGCCGCGATTGCCCGTTCCACCGCTGAGTTCGCTCCTCTCGTCGAGCGTTTCGGCGAAGCCGTCCTTCCTCTCGCCGCCGATGTCTATAACGTGGAACAAGTGAACGCCGCCGTCGCCCAGGCACATGAGACATTCGGCTGCCTCGACGTCGTCGTCAACAACGCGGCCTACCCCCTGGTCGCCACCATCGAAGAGGCCACTGACGAAGAGATCAAGGCCATCTTCGGTACCAATGTTCTTGGGAACGTTCACATCCTTCGCGCTGTTCTGCCCATTCTGCGGGCACAAGGCAGCGGCCACGTGCTGGGCATCTCCAGCACACTTGGCCTCGCCTCCATGCCATTGATCGGCTATTACGCGTCGACCAAATGGGCTATCGAAGCCATCTACGAGAGTCTCGCGCTGGAGGTTGCAGCCTTCGGGATCAAGGTCTCGATCGTCCAGCCGGGAGCGTACGCGACCGAGTTTGGCGGACAGCAGTCCGGCAAGCTGGGCACACCGATGGAGGAGTACGCCTCTGTCCGTCAGGGCGTCTTCTCTCACCTCGCCACCATGCAGCGAGGGGAACCGGCAGCCACGGCCGACGCTGTCCTCAAACTCGTTGACGAGGAAAACCCGCCGCTACGCCTTATCCTGGGCAGCGACGGTTTGCCGCAGGCCCAGCAGGTCTTCGCGAAGCGGCTTGCCGAAGCGGAGGCGTGGAAAGAGGTCTCCGACTCCGCGCAAGGCAAATCCACCACAGCAAGCTAG
- a CDS encoding DUF4878 domain-containing protein: protein MRKKLYLLTAFLCLSPLGCKKNVQPPSDTIRSLFKAANESRYDDFEKLLTPAFAKKLEDADPLAMQHLADAASEKGTFDSLDIVSEEVHGQGATVTYIAKYKSAQPHNRSVQLLQQDNVWKVASVPTTTDTATSSAAAQIGSQSQAATPPQDLRAVISCGMNGFQNLNAMACFAGETSTEVELQNGSQYGLYKSYQLGTIGQQTFRGLEIHLNNTFDLKAQNASPSLILGIRIFDAKTGRVMFQKQVSRFGVIEISNRDIANMIPIKAPEPQPASSNVAPPDRASSSVSAGPTNSVYGYLDEIKITPIGPITRVSASGWAGDTTKSTLPEAIFISLDGSTACNTSPNVSRQDVADKFGSSMLSSGWACTFVIPNGKAGIHRIEATASWSSASEHDTRPLQGVKMVRTN, encoded by the coding sequence TTGCGCAAGAAGCTCTATTTGCTTACGGCATTTCTGTGCCTTAGCCCACTGGGTTGCAAGAAGAATGTACAGCCGCCTTCCGACACAATAAGGTCCCTTTTCAAAGCAGCGAACGAAAGCCGCTACGACGATTTCGAAAAACTCTTGACGCCTGCATTCGCTAAGAAACTCGAGGACGCGGATCCTCTTGCAATGCAACACCTGGCCGATGCGGCAAGCGAAAAGGGAACATTTGATAGCCTCGATATCGTAAGCGAGGAAGTTCACGGTCAAGGTGCAACTGTAACTTATATAGCCAAATACAAATCAGCGCAGCCACACAACCGTTCTGTTCAACTCTTACAACAAGACAACGTTTGGAAGGTGGCGAGCGTTCCGACGACCACTGACACGGCGACATCTTCTGCCGCAGCTCAAATCGGTTCCCAGTCTCAAGCGGCAACTCCCCCTCAAGATCTCAGAGCCGTTATTAGTTGCGGTATGAACGGTTTTCAAAACCTCAATGCAATGGCTTGCTTTGCCGGTGAAACGAGTACCGAAGTCGAATTGCAAAATGGAAGTCAATATGGCCTGTATAAGAGCTATCAGCTAGGTACGATAGGGCAGCAGACGTTCAGAGGGCTTGAAATCCATCTAAACAACACCTTCGACCTCAAAGCTCAAAACGCCTCACCATCATTAATACTCGGAATCCGAATTTTTGATGCCAAGACCGGTCGAGTTATGTTTCAGAAGCAAGTTTCTCGATTTGGCGTCATAGAGATAAGCAATCGCGACATAGCGAATATGATCCCGATCAAAGCTCCCGAACCCCAACCCGCCTCATCAAACGTTGCTCCCCCTGACCGTGCAAGCTCTAGCGTGAGTGCCGGTCCGACAAATTCAGTTTATGGATATCTCGACGAGATTAAGATAACGCCAATTGGGCCAATCACACGCGTTTCTGCTTCCGGTTGGGCTGGTGATACAACAAAGAGTACTCTGCCTGAAGCAATTTTCATCAGCCTCGACGGTTCCACTGCGTGCAACACCAGCCCAAACGTGAGTCGTCAAGACGTTGCTGACAAGTTTGGCTCTAGCATGCTTTCGAGTGGATGGGCGTGCACCTTCGTTATCCCGAATGGCAAAGCGGGTATTCATCGAATTGAAGCTACAGCATCATGGTCTTCGGCCTCCGAACACGACACTAGACCGTTGCAGGGCGTGAAGATGGTCCGCACAAACTAA
- the ffh gene encoding signal recognition particle protein, whose product MFEALSDKLQRSFKNLRGQGTLTDENINDALREIRVALLESDVNLDVARDIIEHIRAKALGSEVATSLSPAEQIVKIVRDELMEVLGKDTARFKFAAQPPTVILMAGLQGSGKTTTTGKLAAWLKKGGHRPLLVSVDVYRPAAREQLKVVAKTVGVQIYEGKLSETSGTADVLRLAKEAFREARNFANDVLIVDTAGRLGIDEALMDEMAQLKKELNPSEILFVADAMTGQDAVNSAKAFNDLLQITGSVLTKMDGDSRGGAALSIRNITGQPIKFLGTGEKPDAFEPFHPDRIVSRILGMGDIATLLERAEEKLDKDKATAFAKKALSGDGFSLEDFREQLRQIKKLGSMQSILKMLPSVGPFQGMQQAASQVDQKQFDRVEAIINSMTTKERRNSGIINGSRRKRIALGAGVQVSEVNNLLKQHAQMSKMFKTMGTPGGAGKMQQRLMSQMGGLRGGGGFGR is encoded by the coding sequence ATGTTTGAAGCACTTTCCGACAAACTCCAACGCTCGTTCAAAAACCTCCGCGGCCAGGGCACCCTTACCGACGAGAACATCAACGACGCCCTGCGCGAAATCCGCGTCGCCCTTCTCGAATCCGACGTCAACCTTGACGTTGCGCGCGACATCATCGAGCACATCCGCGCCAAGGCGCTCGGCTCTGAAGTCGCCACCTCGCTGAGCCCCGCCGAGCAGATCGTCAAGATCGTCCGCGACGAGCTCATGGAGGTCCTCGGCAAGGACACCGCACGCTTCAAATTTGCCGCGCAGCCCCCGACCGTCATCCTGATGGCGGGCCTGCAGGGCTCCGGTAAGACGACCACCACCGGCAAGCTTGCCGCATGGCTCAAGAAGGGCGGCCACCGCCCCCTGCTCGTCTCCGTCGACGTCTATCGCCCCGCTGCGCGTGAGCAGTTGAAGGTTGTGGCCAAAACGGTCGGCGTGCAAATTTATGAAGGCAAGCTGTCTGAAACCAGCGGCACAGCTGACGTTCTTCGCCTCGCCAAGGAAGCCTTCCGCGAAGCCCGCAACTTCGCCAACGACGTTCTGATCGTCGACACCGCTGGTCGTCTGGGCATCGACGAAGCGCTCATGGACGAGATGGCGCAGCTCAAGAAAGAGCTGAACCCGAGCGAAATCCTCTTCGTCGCCGACGCGATGACGGGCCAGGACGCGGTCAACTCCGCGAAGGCCTTCAACGATCTGCTGCAGATTACCGGCTCCGTGCTGACGAAGATGGACGGCGACTCCCGCGGCGGTGCTGCGCTGTCGATCCGCAACATCACGGGCCAGCCGATCAAGTTCCTCGGCACGGGCGAAAAGCCTGACGCCTTCGAGCCCTTCCACCCGGACCGCATCGTCTCGCGCATCCTCGGCATGGGCGACATCGCCACGCTGCTCGAGCGCGCGGAGGAGAAGCTCGATAAGGACAAGGCCACCGCGTTTGCCAAGAAGGCGCTCTCCGGCGACGGCTTCTCGCTCGAAGACTTCCGCGAGCAGCTACGCCAGATCAAGAAGCTCGGCTCGATGCAGAGCATTCTGAAGATGCTTCCTTCGGTCGGCCCGTTCCAGGGCATGCAGCAGGCTGCCTCACAGGTGGACCAGAAGCAGTTCGACCGCGTCGAGGCGATCATCAACTCGATGACGACCAAGGAACGCCGCAACTCCGGCATCATCAACGGCAGCCGCCGCAAGCGCATCGCGCTGGGCGCTGGCGTTCAGGTCAGCGAGGTGAACAACCTCCTGAAGCAACACGCCCAGATGTCGAAGATGTTCAAGACGATGGGCACCCCCGGCGGCGCCGGCAAGATGCAACAACGCCTCATGTCCCAAATGGGCGGCCTGCGCGGCGGCGGTGGCTTCGGAAGATAG
- a CDS encoding cation:proton antiporter, giving the protein MTQLLLEMTVVLLVTLACGALSRKLGQARVIGEIIGGILLGPSLFGRLAPHTAAWLFPPQSLAPFDTLSTVGLILFLFVIGSELNFEHLQKQRGTALFASSLSILLPFSLAALFAHAIRVRFAPNNVGSLPFVLFLGVSMSITAFPVLARILEERRLQGTSLGVTAILCAAVDDVSAWTLLAAALTLIPHRGGDGLPLSIRLVGLLIYLLLMLGAVRPLIHRVTRRLHDRPMQYELLGVIVALVLASAAATEWLGVHPLFGAFIAGCCFPRVPAWQHEIRSRLDMLVSVLLLPFFFALTGMRTRFDLLNSPRVWGWTAVILVIAVAGKIGGAALGARLTKQSWRDALALGALLNTRGLVELIVLNVAYKVGIFSPTLFTMLVVMALLTTMLTSPMLDLLKVRPSESLPPVSSQETAGFTLEA; this is encoded by the coding sequence ATGACGCAGCTGCTACTGGAAATGACCGTTGTCCTGCTCGTCACGTTAGCTTGTGGAGCTTTGAGCCGCAAACTAGGACAGGCTCGCGTCATCGGAGAAATTATCGGCGGCATCCTGCTCGGCCCCTCTCTGTTTGGACGCCTTGCCCCGCATACCGCAGCCTGGCTTTTTCCGCCGCAATCGCTTGCTCCTTTTGACACGCTTTCGACCGTCGGGCTCATCCTCTTCTTGTTCGTCATCGGCTCCGAACTGAATTTCGAACACCTGCAAAAGCAACGCGGGACAGCTCTTTTCGCCTCAAGTCTCAGCATTTTGCTACCGTTCAGTCTTGCTGCTCTGTTTGCACACGCGATCCGCGTACGCTTCGCCCCCAACAACGTAGGCAGCCTGCCGTTTGTACTCTTCCTTGGCGTCAGCATGAGCATCACGGCGTTCCCGGTGCTGGCCCGCATCCTCGAAGAGCGCCGCCTGCAGGGCACTTCCCTTGGAGTGACAGCCATCCTCTGCGCGGCGGTCGATGATGTCTCCGCCTGGACGCTGCTCGCCGCTGCGCTCACGCTCATCCCGCATCGTGGAGGCGACGGCTTGCCATTATCGATACGGCTGGTCGGGCTTCTGATCTATCTGCTGCTCATGCTCGGCGCTGTTCGGCCACTTATCCATCGCGTAACGCGCCGGCTGCATGATCGGCCGATGCAATATGAGCTTCTCGGCGTCATTGTGGCGCTGGTGCTGGCGTCTGCTGCCGCGACGGAATGGCTCGGGGTGCATCCTCTCTTTGGCGCCTTCATCGCTGGCTGCTGCTTCCCTCGCGTCCCCGCGTGGCAGCATGAAATCCGCTCCAGACTGGACATGCTTGTCAGCGTGTTGCTGCTGCCCTTCTTCTTCGCCCTTACGGGAATGCGCACGCGTTTTGATCTGCTGAACAGCCCTCGGGTCTGGGGCTGGACCGCCGTCATTCTGGTGATCGCCGTTGCAGGCAAGATTGGCGGAGCCGCGCTGGGTGCCCGACTGACGAAGCAATCGTGGCGCGATGCCCTTGCCCTCGGAGCACTACTGAATACGCGAGGACTCGTCGAACTCATCGTCCTGAACGTTGCGTACAAGGTAGGCATCTTCTCTCCTACGCTCTTCACCATGCTGGTAGTGATGGCGTTGCTCACGACGATGCTGACCTCGCCGATGCTCGACCTGCTGAAAGTTCGCCCCAGTGAAAGCCTTCCCCCTGTTTCCTCTCAGGAGACCGCCGGTTTTACACTGGAAGCCTGA
- a CDS encoding GGDEF domain-containing protein gives MLSASAGLLLRYPRWMLVATTLTWAPVIVCLASGDLRQGVYAVLGVLFALLGTTFMISLPKNRYGRVMVAGGFFVWAFCFLIHPWIASVHKELVPMLDQIWDLQKFVVMFGLLMVSLDEHSAKAEYDALHDEMTGLANRRLFADRLQQALARARRDGSQLVIFNIDFDDFKRVNDTQGHKAGDELLCAVATRLRGNTREADTLARVGGDEFLLVVSDFGGRDQIMPEGPAAARKRAMAVREKFRELAEQPVILTDGTTILRPSLSIGFALFPDDAQDAEELCLVADRAMYEDKRRGQGQLELVRDVAAMA, from the coding sequence TTGCTGAGCGCTTCTGCAGGGCTGCTGTTGCGCTATCCGCGATGGATGCTGGTTGCCACCACGCTCACCTGGGCACCTGTCATCGTGTGTCTCGCGTCAGGTGATTTGCGGCAGGGCGTCTACGCTGTGCTTGGCGTGCTCTTCGCACTGCTGGGCACGACCTTCATGATCAGCCTGCCGAAGAATCGCTATGGCCGGGTGATGGTTGCGGGCGGTTTCTTTGTCTGGGCGTTCTGCTTTCTCATCCATCCGTGGATTGCGTCGGTTCATAAAGAACTGGTTCCGATGCTGGATCAGATCTGGGATCTGCAGAAGTTCGTCGTGATGTTCGGCCTGCTGATGGTGTCGCTGGATGAGCACTCGGCCAAGGCGGAGTACGACGCGCTGCACGATGAGATGACTGGGCTGGCGAACCGACGGCTGTTTGCCGACCGCCTGCAGCAGGCGCTTGCGCGTGCTCGTCGCGATGGTTCGCAACTGGTGATCTTCAACATCGACTTCGACGACTTCAAGCGCGTGAACGATACCCAGGGACACAAGGCAGGGGACGAACTGCTCTGTGCTGTAGCGACTCGTCTGCGCGGCAACACGCGGGAAGCGGACACCCTCGCGCGTGTGGGCGGCGATGAGTTTCTGCTGGTTGTATCGGACTTCGGTGGCAGGGATCAAATCATGCCCGAAGGGCCTGCTGCAGCGCGCAAGCGGGCCATGGCCGTGCGCGAAAAGTTCCGCGAACTGGCCGAGCAGCCCGTCATCCTGACCGATGGAACCACGATTCTGCGGCCTTCGCTCAGCATCGGCTTCGCGCTTTTCCCTGACGATGCGCAGGACGCCGAAGAGCTTTGCCTGGTGGCCGATCGTGCCATGTACGAGGACAAACGCCGGGGGCAGGGACAGCTCGAGCTGGTGCGCGATGTCGCTGCCATGGCCTAG
- a CDS encoding peroxiredoxin-like family protein, producing MTYSSEPPTDHANSLQTRLDEITTNTRALVQPERLAITDAWIAELFTTGIEDRVLGVGAKAPEFSLPDGTTGKAVRSSDLLAVGPLVLKFFRGRWDPYDMTDLMAWQASYAEVRRRGALLVAVSPQLQRQNDFTAGQHSLTFPLLTDAGCALAESFGMAYALPEHMQVHMRSILINIPFTNGDATWRLPLPATFVIGQDGSILFSEAHADYRVRPEPADVLAALPGK from the coding sequence ATGACCTACTCGAGCGAGCCACCGACCGACCACGCGAACTCCCTGCAGACGCGGCTGGATGAGATCACCACCAACACGCGTGCGCTGGTTCAGCCCGAGCGTCTGGCGATCACTGATGCCTGGATCGCAGAGCTCTTCACCACAGGCATAGAAGACCGCGTGCTGGGCGTGGGAGCCAAAGCGCCGGAGTTTTCTCTCCCTGACGGCACGACCGGCAAGGCCGTTCGCTCGTCGGATCTGCTTGCCGTTGGTCCGTTGGTACTGAAGTTCTTCCGCGGTCGCTGGGATCCGTACGATATGACGGACCTGATGGCGTGGCAGGCCAGCTACGCCGAGGTTCGCCGGCGTGGCGCTCTGCTCGTCGCCGTCTCGCCACAACTGCAGCGGCAGAATGATTTCACCGCCGGACAGCACTCGCTGACCTTTCCCCTGCTTACAGACGCAGGATGCGCGCTCGCAGAAAGCTTTGGCATGGCCTACGCCCTCCCGGAGCACATGCAGGTTCACATGCGCTCCATCCTGATCAACATTCCCTTTACGAACGGCGATGCGACCTGGCGTCTGCCTCTTCCGGCAACCTTCGTCATCGGGCAGGATGGCAGCATCCTCTTCTCCGAAGCGCATGCCGATTACCGAGTACGTCCGGAACCAGCCGATGTGCTGGCGGCGCTACCCGGCAAATAG